The proteins below come from a single Edaphobacter acidisoli genomic window:
- a CDS encoding family 2A encapsulin nanocompartment shell protein: MSTQENRRSLGDVAARQLANTTKTAPQMAAITPRWLVQLLSWIPLESGTYRVNQVRHDEEIEVACGSRDERKLPETFVDYVDKPREYTLSAISTTVDIHTRVSDLYSHPHDQIREQLRLTVEKVKERQESELINNADYGLLHNAAKASRIKTRKGAPTPDDMDELLSVIWKEPAFFLAHPRAIAAFGRECTRRGVPPPTATIFGSPFLTWRGVPLVPTDKLTINAEGKSNILLMRTGEKKQGVVGLFQPGLPGEQTPGLSVRFMGVDRNSIASYLISLYCSAAVLTEDALGVLENVEVGHYHEYK; the protein is encoded by the coding sequence GTGTCCACACAGGAAAATCGACGTTCCCTGGGCGATGTAGCAGCCCGCCAGTTAGCCAACACTACCAAGACCGCTCCGCAGATGGCGGCCATCACTCCGCGCTGGCTGGTACAGCTTCTCTCCTGGATTCCGCTCGAGTCCGGCACCTACCGCGTCAACCAGGTGCGCCACGATGAAGAGATCGAGGTAGCCTGCGGCTCCCGCGACGAGCGCAAGCTCCCCGAAACCTTCGTCGACTACGTCGACAAGCCGCGCGAATACACGCTCAGCGCCATCTCCACCACAGTCGATATCCACACACGTGTCTCGGACCTCTACAGTCATCCCCACGACCAGATCCGCGAGCAGCTTCGCCTGACCGTCGAAAAAGTAAAAGAGCGGCAGGAGAGCGAGCTCATCAACAACGCCGACTACGGCCTGCTCCACAACGCCGCGAAAGCCTCCCGCATCAAGACCCGCAAAGGCGCGCCCACACCCGACGACATGGACGAACTGCTCTCCGTCATCTGGAAAGAGCCCGCCTTCTTCCTCGCACACCCGCGCGCCATCGCCGCATTCGGCCGCGAATGCACACGCCGCGGCGTGCCTCCGCCAACAGCAACCATCTTCGGCTCACCATTCCTCACCTGGCGCGGCGTTCCGCTCGTCCCCACCGACAAGCTCACCATCAACGCCGAAGGCAAGAGCAACATCCTGCTGATGCGCACCGGTGAAAAGAAGCAAGGCGTCGTCGGACTCTTTCAGCCTGGCCTTCCCGGCGAGCAGACGCCCGGCCTCTCGGTCCGCTTCATGGGTGTCGATCGCAACTCCATCGCCTCGTACCTGATCTCGCTTTACTGCTCCGCAGCCGTACTCACCGAAGATGCGCTTGGCGTCCTCGAAAACGTTGAGGTCGGACACTACCATGAGTACAAGTGA
- a CDS encoding MFS transporter, which produces MPGYIPASSAAPRSTGINTGYTRFLLLVAGLGGLLYGVDVGIIGGALPYLEATSGLSAGQLSIIVAAVLLGSVFSTLFAGMLADWMGRRPLMIVSGVAFVLSIPIIALSHGYEPLFWGRLLQGASGGFIGIVVPLYLAECLPASDRGKGTAAFQWMLTLGIVAAALIGIYYSYRVEAVARASSAAALFAFKDQAWRRIFWVSLPPGLLFVLGSFFVTESPRWLFQRNRTDAAKAALLRSRTEDQAALELEEMHAVAAEKTRTTTGGKTSDRLLQRKYVVPFILACVILFCNTATGINSIIGYNTSILLQSGLSDLAAHWGYVIFTIVNFLSVMVGMMLVDRVGRKILLTIGTSGIIVVLVAVGLLFRTTEKLNVDRASEIQTLVTPDQTLNYRFTQTEAQRLTGQQSTKPASLVIVYSCGDFTSATNFVRSDSEAAPLTISRSDCLPTSRFDAFLKNPLGNYDAARTAPLKIDHAQIGFLPSVQYGWTIAIGLYLFVAFFAFGPSVCVWIALSELMPTRIRSNGMSIALVINQLVSTILAAIFLPFVSKYGYSSMFFVFAAFTVIYFCTAVFFLPETKGKTLEEIEQLFEHGKKAAHLHPSL; this is translated from the coding sequence ATGCCTGGCTACATTCCTGCCTCTAGTGCTGCCCCCCGTTCTACGGGCATCAACACCGGATACACCCGTTTCCTGCTTCTGGTCGCTGGACTCGGTGGACTGCTCTATGGCGTGGATGTAGGCATCATTGGCGGCGCGCTTCCCTATCTTGAAGCGACTTCGGGACTGAGCGCAGGTCAACTTTCGATCATCGTAGCGGCGGTGTTGCTGGGTAGCGTCTTCTCTACGCTCTTCGCTGGAATGCTCGCCGACTGGATGGGCCGCCGCCCGCTGATGATCGTCAGCGGCGTAGCCTTCGTGCTGAGTATTCCTATCATCGCTCTCTCACATGGCTATGAGCCGCTGTTCTGGGGAAGATTGCTGCAAGGGGCAAGCGGCGGATTCATCGGCATCGTCGTTCCGCTCTATCTTGCCGAGTGTCTTCCTGCCTCGGACCGCGGTAAGGGCACTGCGGCATTTCAGTGGATGCTTACGCTTGGCATCGTTGCTGCCGCGTTGATCGGCATCTACTACAGCTATCGAGTGGAGGCAGTAGCGCGTGCATCGAGCGCAGCCGCTCTCTTCGCCTTCAAAGATCAGGCATGGCGACGCATCTTCTGGGTCTCGCTACCCCCGGGACTTCTCTTTGTGCTGGGCAGCTTCTTCGTCACCGAATCGCCACGCTGGCTCTTTCAGAGAAATCGCACCGATGCAGCAAAAGCCGCGCTGCTACGTTCACGCACAGAAGACCAGGCAGCCCTTGAACTCGAGGAGATGCATGCCGTCGCCGCGGAGAAGACGCGAACCACCACTGGCGGCAAGACATCGGACCGTCTGCTGCAACGGAAGTATGTCGTCCCATTCATCCTCGCGTGCGTGATCCTTTTCTGTAATACAGCCACAGGCATCAACTCCATCATCGGCTACAACACGAGCATTCTGTTGCAGAGTGGACTCTCCGACCTGGCCGCGCACTGGGGCTACGTCATCTTCACCATCGTCAATTTCCTCTCGGTCATGGTGGGTATGATGCTGGTCGATCGTGTGGGCCGTAAAATCCTGCTCACCATCGGAACATCGGGCATCATCGTCGTTCTCGTGGCTGTGGGCCTGCTCTTCCGCACAACTGAGAAGCTGAACGTGGACCGCGCCAGTGAGATACAAACACTCGTCACTCCAGACCAGACGCTGAACTATCGATTCACGCAGACCGAGGCACAGCGGCTGACCGGACAGCAGAGCACCAAGCCTGCATCGCTGGTCATTGTTTATTCCTGTGGCGACTTCACCTCTGCGACGAACTTCGTCCGGTCGGACAGTGAGGCGGCGCCGCTCACTATCTCGCGCTCCGACTGTCTCCCAACCAGCCGCTTCGACGCCTTCCTCAAAAACCCCTTGGGCAACTACGACGCCGCCCGCACCGCGCCGCTCAAAATCGACCATGCACAGATCGGCTTCCTGCCTTCGGTGCAATACGGCTGGACTATCGCTATCGGTCTTTATCTCTTCGTCGCATTCTTCGCCTTTGGCCCCAGTGTTTGCGTATGGATTGCACTCTCTGAACTGATGCCCACCCGTATCCGCTCCAATGGTATGAGCATCGCGCTGGTCATCAACCAGCTTGTCTCGACCATCCTCGCAGCCATCTTCCTGCCATTTGTGAGCAAGTACGGATACTCCAGCATGTTTTTCGTCTTTGCCGCATTCACCGTCATCTATTTCTGTACTGCCGTGTTTTTCCTTCCCGAAACTAAAGGGAAGACCCTCGAAGAGATCGAGCAACTCTTCGAACACGGTAAAAAAGCAGCACATTTGCATCCATCCCTCTGA
- a CDS encoding Lrp/AsnC family transcriptional regulator, producing MQAGWSIDDIDCEILAELQKNARIAFAELGRRVGLSTPAVIERVRRLEDGHVITGYRAVVDPAKVGLPVRAFVKVTVAGDKLQKFASLVRELPEVLECHRVTGAESFMVQIAVRDVRHMEELIDSMMPYVATNTSMILTSPVPWNSVLPAVRYGSAKPKRKPRT from the coding sequence ATGCAGGCAGGCTGGTCGATCGACGACATTGATTGCGAGATTCTCGCTGAGTTGCAGAAGAATGCGCGGATTGCGTTTGCGGAGCTTGGCCGCCGTGTGGGACTTTCTACGCCTGCGGTGATCGAGCGCGTGCGCAGGCTCGAAGACGGCCACGTCATCACGGGCTATCGCGCGGTTGTCGATCCTGCAAAGGTGGGCCTGCCCGTGCGTGCCTTCGTAAAGGTGACGGTTGCGGGCGACAAGCTGCAGAAGTTCGCCTCGCTGGTGCGCGAACTGCCGGAGGTGCTCGAATGCCATCGCGTGACAGGCGCGGAGTCGTTTATGGTGCAGATCGCAGTGCGCGACGTGCGGCACATGGAAGAGCTGATCGACTCGATGATGCCTTATGTGGCGACGAATACTTCGATGATCCTCACCTCGCCGGTGCCGTGGAACAGCGTGCTGCCGGCGGTGCGCTATGGCTCCGCAAAGCCGAAAAGGAAGCCGCGTACTTGA
- a CDS encoding SIS domain-containing protein, with protein MNASGKTLQEIYAQPAVWTECLQLLHTCDIGALAKGREPEHTEWIFIGCGTSYYLAQAAAASFTLLTGREARALPASELLLHLELSLPVTSGVFPVLISRSGYTSEILAAAEVLTKKGVEFLALTCDGNELAESTGRVLQLPVKEESTVMTSSFTSMLMAMQFMAAKLAGKTDFLAALDRIPAAVEPLLKKYGPQLELFAKRPFADVAVLGQGALYPIASEVALKVMESSSSYAQFFHTLEFRHGPKSIIDDRALVIGLIADSSAAQETKVLSEMKELGASTIAVVNRATPEAHAAADLLIELDSRQPALSLLVAYVVWGQLLGSYVGLAKGLNPDEPLNLTRVVTF; from the coding sequence TTGAACGCGAGCGGAAAGACTTTGCAGGAGATCTACGCGCAGCCGGCAGTTTGGACGGAGTGTCTTCAACTGCTTCACACGTGTGACATCGGTGCGCTGGCAAAGGGGCGTGAACCGGAGCACACGGAGTGGATCTTCATCGGCTGCGGAACGAGCTACTATCTTGCCCAGGCTGCGGCGGCGAGCTTTACGCTGCTGACGGGAAGGGAAGCGCGTGCGCTGCCCGCTTCCGAGCTGCTGCTGCATCTCGAATTGTCGTTGCCCGTGACGAGCGGGGTCTTTCCTGTGCTGATCTCGCGGTCTGGGTACACGTCGGAGATCCTTGCTGCGGCTGAGGTGTTGACCAAGAAGGGTGTTGAATTCCTGGCGCTGACCTGCGATGGCAATGAGCTGGCCGAGAGCACAGGTCGCGTGTTGCAGCTTCCGGTGAAGGAAGAGAGTACGGTAATGACCAGCTCCTTCACATCCATGCTGATGGCGATGCAGTTTATGGCGGCGAAGCTGGCAGGCAAGACGGATTTTCTGGCTGCGCTGGACCGGATTCCGGCGGCCGTGGAACCTCTGCTGAAAAAGTACGGGCCGCAGCTTGAGTTGTTTGCAAAGCGGCCGTTTGCGGATGTGGCGGTGTTGGGACAGGGCGCGCTGTATCCCATTGCTTCAGAGGTTGCGCTGAAGGTGATGGAGTCTTCGTCGAGCTATGCGCAGTTCTTCCATACGCTCGAGTTCCGGCATGGGCCGAAGTCGATCATCGATGACCGGGCGCTGGTCATCGGACTGATTGCGGATTCGAGTGCGGCGCAGGAGACGAAGGTGCTGAGCGAGATGAAGGAGCTGGGCGCTTCGACGATTGCGGTGGTGAACCGGGCTACTCCCGAGGCGCATGCTGCAGCGGATCTGCTGATCGAGCTGGACTCGCGTCAGCCTGCGCTGTCGCTGCTGGTTGCGTACGTGGTCTGGGGGCAGTTGCTGGGGAGCTACGTTGGGTTGGCCAAGGGGCTGAATCCGGATGAGCCGCTGAACCTGACGCGGGTGGTGACGTTCTAG
- a CDS encoding beta-N-acetylhexosaminidase, with the protein MSFLLGSRNGVAQSARAAGRFVTWAIALSAAFLMTNAVLAQSCSNVPFVNTLMPQPAQLATAPGCMNVDSAFSVASVGYRDTRLDAATDRMLERLSQIAGVPRHLPILKDGSSASLVIRVKAEGDAVPSLDEDESYTLTVTNDHATLEANTVVGAMRGMQTFLQLVQANGATGFVVPGVDIHDKPRFRWRGLMIDSGRHFEPVSVIERTLDGMAAVKMNVFHWHLTEDQGFRIESRVFPKLQEMGSNGEYYTQAQVKEVIQYAADRGIRVVPEFDMPGHTTSWLVGYPELGSAPGPYEIQRTFGVHDAAFDPTRESTYKFIDEFVGEMAALFPDAYMHVGGDESNGKQWKANPRIQEFMKEHHIATTQALQTYFSQRVEKILEKHHKHMVGWDEVLQPNLPKDVVVQSWRGTHYLADAARQGNQGILSAPYYLDQLDQPAAQMYLADPISAKEQLTPEQVNLVLGGEACMWGEHIVPRTIDSRIWPRAAAIAERFWSPASVTDVNDMYRRLAVMSLRLEAAGLTHISGPEAGLRQLAGSENVGALGTLAATLEPVGFGVRYREQHTTQLTPMDHLIDSLRPDPPLRHELELMVDELLADAPHYEKNRSQLTALFQSWVAAQPGLDEMASRSPLLSDTRPRIEQLPELGHIGLDALLYLSSQRAAPSGWAASSTQTLENDKKHVGLTDFVVLDPLQKLVNAAAATH; encoded by the coding sequence GTGAGTTTTTTATTGGGCAGCAGAAATGGCGTCGCACAGTCTGCACGTGCGGCTGGACGGTTCGTAACGTGGGCTATCGCTCTTTCGGCGGCCTTTCTGATGACAAATGCGGTGCTGGCTCAGTCCTGCTCTAATGTGCCCTTTGTGAATACTCTGATGCCCCAACCAGCGCAGCTTGCAACTGCTCCTGGTTGCATGAATGTCGACAGCGCATTCTCTGTTGCGAGCGTTGGCTATCGCGATACGCGGCTCGACGCCGCGACAGACCGAATGCTGGAGCGGCTCTCGCAGATCGCCGGAGTGCCGCGCCATCTGCCAATTCTCAAAGATGGCAGCTCGGCGAGCCTTGTGATTCGAGTGAAGGCGGAAGGCGATGCTGTGCCGTCGCTCGACGAGGATGAGTCGTACACACTGACCGTGACGAACGACCATGCGACGCTCGAAGCGAACACGGTTGTAGGCGCAATGCGCGGAATGCAGACCTTTCTGCAGCTGGTGCAGGCAAACGGTGCAACAGGCTTCGTCGTTCCTGGCGTCGATATCCACGACAAGCCACGCTTTCGTTGGCGCGGATTGATGATCGACAGCGGACGTCACTTCGAGCCTGTTTCCGTGATCGAGCGCACGCTTGATGGAATGGCTGCGGTGAAGATGAATGTCTTCCACTGGCATCTGACGGAGGACCAGGGCTTTCGCATTGAGAGCCGCGTGTTTCCCAAACTGCAGGAGATGGGATCGAACGGTGAGTACTACACGCAGGCGCAGGTAAAAGAGGTCATCCAATATGCGGCTGACCGTGGCATTCGCGTGGTGCCTGAGTTCGACATGCCAGGACATACGACGAGTTGGCTTGTCGGTTATCCGGAGCTGGGAAGCGCTCCGGGACCTTATGAGATCCAGAGAACGTTTGGTGTGCACGATGCCGCGTTCGATCCGACGCGCGAGTCGACGTACAAGTTCATTGATGAGTTTGTTGGCGAGATGGCTGCACTGTTTCCAGATGCTTACATGCACGTCGGCGGCGACGAGAGCAATGGCAAGCAATGGAAGGCCAATCCTCGAATCCAGGAGTTCATGAAGGAACACCATATTGCGACGACGCAGGCGCTGCAGACCTACTTCAGTCAGCGAGTCGAGAAGATTCTTGAAAAGCACCACAAGCACATGGTGGGTTGGGACGAGGTGCTTCAGCCCAATCTGCCGAAGGATGTCGTTGTGCAGTCATGGCGCGGCACGCACTATCTTGCCGATGCGGCGCGGCAGGGAAACCAGGGAATTTTGTCCGCTCCTTACTACCTGGACCAGTTGGACCAGCCCGCAGCGCAGATGTACCTGGCCGATCCGATCTCGGCAAAGGAGCAGCTTACGCCGGAGCAGGTGAATCTCGTTCTGGGCGGCGAGGCCTGCATGTGGGGCGAGCATATCGTTCCGCGCACGATCGACTCGCGTATCTGGCCGCGTGCGGCAGCGATTGCGGAGCGGTTCTGGTCGCCGGCGAGCGTGACCGATGTGAACGACATGTACCGCAGACTCGCGGTGATGTCGTTGCGGCTTGAAGCGGCTGGGTTGACGCATATCTCCGGGCCGGAGGCAGGTTTGCGGCAGCTTGCCGGTAGCGAGAATGTTGGCGCGCTGGGAACGCTGGCGGCAACGCTGGAACCGGTTGGCTTCGGCGTGCGGTATCGTGAGCAGCATACGACGCAATTGACTCCGATGGACCATCTGATCGACTCGCTGCGTCCCGATCCTCCGCTGCGGCACGAACTGGAGCTGATGGTGGACGAGTTGCTTGCCGATGCTCCGCACTATGAGAAGAACCGCAGCCAGCTAACTGCGCTCTTCCAAAGCTGGGTTGCAGCACAGCCTGGTCTGGATGAGATGGCCTCGCGTTCGCCGCTGCTGAGCGATACTCGACCGCGCATCGAGCAGTTGCCGGAACTCGGTCACATCGGTCTCGATGCGTTGTTGTATCTCTCCAGTCAGCGCGCTGCGCCTTCCGGATGGGCTGCAAGCAGCACGCAGACGCTGGAGAATGACAAGAAGCACGTTGGATTGACGGACTTCGTGGTGCTTGATCCATTGCAAAAGTTGGTGAACGCTGCTGCTGCGACGCATTGA
- a CDS encoding formylglycine-generating enzyme family protein, with translation MEDSTAKSCGDLKRNSVKPDGCCCTPSAQREGDVEASLPSHPDAGSGIASLKSAMISLPGGSFLMGTDYDKGFPADGEGPVRKVTLSPFQIDTCAVTNEEFAAFAETTGYRTDAERFGWSFVFWAHIPVELRAKLVEDTVASAPWWCKVSGANWRQPEGLHSDLANRAGHPVVHVSWNDAAAYARWAGKSLPTEAQWEYAARGGLEQKLYPWGDELTPGGEHRCNVWQGTFPSEDTAEDGYAGTCPVDTFPPNGYGLYCITGNVWEWCADWFRTAFRADRVLCDPKGPATGQTRVMKGGSFLCHASYCNRYRVAARTSNTPDSSTSNLGFRCVRNN, from the coding sequence ATGGAAGATTCGACTGCTAAGTCGTGTGGGGATTTGAAGCGGAACAGTGTGAAGCCGGATGGCTGCTGCTGCACGCCTTCGGCGCAGCGCGAGGGAGATGTTGAGGCTTCTTTGCCTTCTCACCCGGATGCAGGGAGCGGCATCGCATCGTTGAAGAGCGCGATGATCTCTCTGCCCGGCGGTTCGTTTCTGATGGGGACTGACTACGACAAAGGCTTTCCGGCGGATGGCGAGGGGCCAGTTCGCAAAGTAACTCTGTCGCCGTTTCAGATTGATACGTGCGCGGTGACGAACGAGGAGTTTGCTGCGTTTGCTGAGACTACGGGCTATCGCACCGACGCGGAGCGGTTCGGCTGGTCATTCGTTTTCTGGGCGCACATTCCTGTTGAACTGCGCGCAAAACTGGTCGAGGACACAGTCGCGTCTGCGCCATGGTGGTGCAAGGTGAGCGGTGCGAATTGGAGACAACCAGAAGGGCTTCACTCTGATCTTGCCAATCGCGCCGGGCATCCGGTGGTGCATGTTTCATGGAACGATGCGGCTGCTTATGCGCGATGGGCGGGCAAGTCGTTGCCGACCGAGGCGCAATGGGAGTATGCGGCGCGCGGCGGGCTCGAACAGAAGCTGTATCCCTGGGGCGATGAGCTCACCCCTGGCGGCGAGCATCGCTGCAACGTATGGCAGGGCACATTTCCCTCGGAGGACACCGCAGAGGACGGCTACGCCGGCACATGTCCGGTGGACACTTTTCCGCCGAACGGCTACGGCCTTTACTGCATCACGGGTAACGTATGGGAATGGTGCGCGGACTGGTTCCGGACTGCGTTCAGAGCGGATCGTGTTTTGTGTGACCCCAAGGGGCCAGCTACGGGGCAGACCAGGGTAATGAAGGGCGGCTCGTTCCTGTGCCATGCTTCGTACTGCAACCGCTACCGCGTGGCGGCAAGGACGTCGAACACGCCAGACAGCTCAACGTCCAACCTAGGGTTCCGCTGCGTGAGGAACAACTAG
- a CDS encoding family 2A encapsulin nanocompartment cargo protein cysteine desulfurase encodes MSTSDREKFAGESTRRMEDTFAAQNVPTSFMNVAALTEMANEFFRAMPGQAPAQPSTEPMPALRPETLSATGAEVPSAPSQPVPAYETRLPQYGASMSAVPAIPSSQAIPNEVGTGIASTERRTNIGTLSLSPEQLAAPSTATPQYCAQSMTSASPFSIPMPPFEAAFPSFEMTLPDLVQMPLPTEDEVNAALASVSSFYFLEDAGALSKPVASAGKPRVPEQPSTLPDLKLPRNQFDIASVRRDFPILNERVNGHPLIWLDNAATTQKPQAVIDRLKYFYEHENSNIHRAAHELAARATDAYEDARTKVAHFLNAGSSKEIVFVRGATEAINLIAQAWGRRHIQQGDEIIISWIEHHANIVPWQMLAAEKGAKLRVIPVDDDGQILLDEYEKLLNPRTRIVSFTQVSNALGTVTPAHQMVQMAHRYGARVLVDGAQAVSHMPIDVQSLDCDFYVFSGHKVFAPTGIGVVYGKPDALEEMPPWQGGGNMIADVTFEKTVYQAPPSRFEAGTGNIADAVGLGAAIDYLDHIGMANIARYEHELLVYATRGLLTIPGLRLIGTAKEKAGVLSFVLEGFKTEEVGAALNREGIAVRSGHHCAQPSLRRMGVETSVRPSLALYNSFEDIDALIAALHRLKNLGA; translated from the coding sequence ATGAGTACAAGTGATCGCGAAAAATTCGCAGGCGAATCCACACGCCGCATGGAAGACACCTTCGCCGCCCAGAACGTGCCGACGTCATTCATGAACGTCGCCGCACTGACCGAGATGGCGAACGAGTTCTTCCGTGCGATGCCGGGGCAAGCTCCTGCTCAACCATCGACGGAGCCTATGCCCGCATTGCGCCCGGAGACACTGTCCGCTACCGGGGCAGAGGTTCCCTCCGCGCCATCTCAGCCGGTACCTGCCTACGAAACACGGCTGCCACAGTACGGCGCGTCGATGTCCGCAGTGCCCGCCATCCCATCGTCACAAGCCATCCCCAACGAAGTCGGCACAGGCATCGCATCCACCGAACGCCGCACGAACATCGGCACGCTCTCACTCTCACCCGAGCAGCTCGCCGCGCCCAGCACAGCCACGCCACAATATTGCGCGCAGAGCATGACGTCCGCATCGCCATTCTCCATCCCAATGCCACCGTTCGAGGCCGCATTCCCATCATTCGAGATGACGCTGCCGGACCTCGTGCAGATGCCGCTGCCCACCGAAGACGAAGTGAACGCAGCACTGGCGTCCGTCTCCTCCTTCTACTTCCTTGAAGACGCCGGCGCACTCTCAAAACCTGTGGCCTCGGCGGGCAAGCCCCGCGTACCGGAGCAGCCATCCACGCTGCCTGACCTGAAGCTCCCGCGCAACCAGTTCGACATCGCCAGCGTCCGCCGCGACTTCCCCATCCTCAACGAGCGCGTCAACGGACACCCGCTCATCTGGCTCGACAACGCCGCCACCACGCAAAAGCCGCAGGCCGTCATCGACCGCCTCAAGTATTTCTACGAGCACGAAAACTCCAACATTCATCGCGCCGCGCACGAGCTCGCCGCCCGCGCCACCGACGCCTACGAAGACGCCCGCACCAAGGTCGCGCACTTCCTCAACGCCGGCTCCAGCAAAGAGATCGTCTTCGTCCGCGGCGCAACCGAGGCCATCAACCTCATCGCGCAGGCATGGGGCCGCCGCCACATCCAGCAGGGCGACGAGATCATCATCAGTTGGATCGAGCACCATGCCAACATCGTTCCCTGGCAGATGCTCGCCGCCGAGAAAGGCGCAAAGCTCCGCGTCATTCCCGTCGATGACGACGGACAAATTCTCCTCGACGAGTACGAGAAGCTGCTCAACCCACGCACACGCATCGTCTCCTTCACGCAGGTCTCAAACGCGCTCGGCACCGTCACACCCGCACACCAGATGGTCCAGATGGCTCATCGCTACGGCGCGCGCGTGCTGGTCGATGGAGCGCAGGCCGTCTCGCACATGCCCATCGACGTCCAATCGCTCGACTGCGACTTCTACGTCTTCTCCGGCCACAAGGTCTTCGCTCCCACCGGTATCGGCGTCGTCTACGGCAAGCCGGACGCGCTCGAAGAGATGCCGCCGTGGCAGGGCGGAGGCAACATGATCGCCGACGTCACCTTCGAGAAGACCGTCTACCAGGCGCCACCCTCGCGCTTCGAGGCAGGCACCGGCAACATCGCCGACGCCGTCGGACTCGGCGCCGCCATCGACTACCTCGACCACATCGGCATGGCCAACATCGCCCGCTACGAACACGAGCTGCTCGTCTACGCCACGCGCGGCCTGCTCACCATCCCCGGCCTGCGCCTCATCGGCACGGCAAAGGAAAAAGCAGGCGTGCTCTCGTTCGTCCTCGAAGGCTTCAAAACCGAAGAGGTCGGAGCAGCGCTCAACCGCGAAGGCATCGCCGTCCGCTCAGGCCACCACTGCGCCCAGCCTTCGCTGCGCCGCATGGGCGTCGAAACCTCCGTCCGGCCTTCGCTCGCGCTCTACAACAGCTTCGAAGACATCGACGCACTCATCGCCGCCTTGCACCGGCTGAAAAACCTCGGAGCCTGA
- the agaR gene encoding transcriptional repressor AgaR: MRKRRQARSIQAESATDNNSKMLIGERRQHILSLVQRDGRVLVTELSESLGISPITIRKDLDYLEARGQVQRTHGGALSPQGSTLLDPTLKEKEHHQIREKQRIAAAAAKLVQNGQCILLDSGTTVTAVARALRQFSHLTIVTNAVNIAAELSDTDFEIVLTGGTLRKNSFSLVGPMAEDMLSQIRADILFLAVDGFDPKIGITTPNVLESRVNRAMVNASRKVVAVCDSTKFSRSSMALIVPPASIHAVITDDQIPDTAAEALRNAGVEVIIA, from the coding sequence ATGAGAAAGCGCAGACAAGCACGTAGCATTCAGGCCGAATCCGCCACTGACAACAACAGCAAGATGCTGATTGGCGAGCGTCGCCAGCACATCCTGTCACTCGTCCAACGCGACGGACGAGTACTCGTCACAGAGCTGTCCGAGTCGCTCGGCATCTCGCCGATTACCATCCGCAAGGATCTTGACTATCTGGAAGCGCGCGGCCAGGTGCAGCGCACGCATGGCGGCGCACTTTCGCCGCAGGGCAGTACACTGCTCGATCCCACGCTCAAGGAAAAGGAGCACCACCAGATCCGCGAGAAGCAGCGTATCGCCGCAGCTGCGGCAAAGCTGGTGCAGAACGGCCAGTGCATCCTGCTCGACTCCGGAACCACTGTGACGGCAGTGGCCCGTGCGCTGCGGCAGTTTTCTCACCTCACCATCGTCACCAATGCGGTGAACATCGCGGCTGAGCTGAGCGATACGGACTTTGAGATTGTGCTGACTGGCGGAACACTGCGTAAGAACTCCTTCTCGCTCGTCGGCCCCATGGCAGAAGACATGCTCTCGCAGATTCGTGCCGACATCCTCTTTCTGGCTGTCGATGGCTTCGACCCAAAGATCGGCATCACGACACCGAACGTTCTTGAGTCGCGCGTCAACCGTGCCATGGTCAACGCATCGCGCAAAGTTGTGGCCGTCTGCGACTCAACTAAATTCAGCCGATCGAGCATGGCACTCATTGTCCCGCCAGCTTCAATCCATGCTGTCATTACGGACGATCAGATTCCAGACACGGCCGCAGAGGCTCTGCGTAATGCTGGCGTCGAAGTCATCATCGCGTAG